The Heliomicrobium undosum genome has a segment encoding these proteins:
- a CDS encoding methylenetetrahydrofolate reductase → MTRITVELVPRSEEALISELEMIQQEFPQVMGINIPDLLRFPLRSWDACTCAKRYFETAIPHIRAIDLNPDMPLQMAEQLQQDGITEVLIVTGDPPQDMSRKVYPTTSIDVIRRFKRELPGMKVYAAIDPYRYSLRKEYDYIKRKIDAGADGFFTQPFFDLRFMEIYGEMLEGQQVFWGISPVTTEKSACYWETKNHVVFPAGFEPTLEWNIRFAREVLDFVEQSKANMYFMPIRTDLRAYLHGIFCNS, encoded by the coding sequence ATGACACGCATTACCGTCGAACTTGTCCCCCGCTCAGAAGAGGCGCTCATCTCCGAACTTGAGATGATTCAGCAAGAGTTCCCGCAGGTCATGGGGATCAACATACCTGATTTGCTGCGCTTTCCTCTGCGCAGTTGGGATGCCTGCACCTGTGCGAAGCGCTATTTTGAGACAGCCATCCCCCACATCCGGGCCATTGACCTGAATCCGGATATGCCATTGCAGATGGCCGAACAATTGCAACAGGATGGGATTACAGAGGTCCTTATCGTGACGGGCGATCCGCCCCAGGATATGTCCCGCAAGGTGTATCCCACGACGAGCATTGACGTGATCCGCCGGTTCAAGCGGGAACTGCCCGGCATGAAAGTCTATGCCGCCATTGATCCCTACCGGTATAGCTTGCGGAAGGAATACGACTACATTAAACGTAAGATCGATGCCGGAGCGGACGGATTCTTTACGCAGCCATTCTTTGATCTGCGTTTTATGGAGATCTATGGTGAAATGCTCGAAGGACAACAGGTTTTTTGGGGTATTTCTCCGGTGACGACGGAAAAGTCGGCTTGCTACTGGGAAACGAAAAACCATGTCGTTTTTCCCGCAGGTTTTGAACCGACTTTGGAATGGAACATTCGCTTCGCCCGAGAGGTGCTGGACTTTGTTGAGCAATCCAAGGCGAATATGTATTTCATGCCGATTCGCACGGACCTGCGCGCCTATTTGCATGGGATTTTCTGCAATTCATAA
- a CDS encoding LytTR family DNA-binding domain-containing protein, which produces MDIPFENLSGIVKAISRILPWDVSIAISEHDRFVYYQPSSTVDLKIKPGDLIKEGSVTMQALHSGGPISMYMEEDLYGVPYFAISTPLHELGLEKSCLTAVIPPFLANEIVKLPRHKFLIGKSEEKWIPIPLEEIAYIDSENGRTRIFTEDDQYINKHTLFELEWLLPRNQYIRCHRAYIVNVDKIAEILPDFHSTFLLSLKTKRKTQIPVSQRYASHFRRLMGF; this is translated from the coding sequence GTGGACATCCCTTTTGAGAACCTTTCGGGTATTGTTAAAGCCATCAGTCGCATCCTGCCCTGGGATGTCTCCATCGCCATTTCCGAACATGACCGGTTCGTCTACTACCAGCCCAGTTCCACCGTCGACCTGAAGATCAAGCCGGGCGATCTCATCAAGGAGGGCAGCGTGACCATGCAGGCCCTTCATTCGGGCGGTCCCATCTCCATGTACATGGAAGAGGATCTCTACGGCGTTCCTTATTTCGCCATCAGCACCCCTCTACATGAACTGGGCCTGGAGAAGTCCTGCCTGACGGCGGTGATCCCGCCCTTTTTGGCCAATGAGATCGTCAAACTGCCGCGCCACAAGTTTCTCATCGGCAAGAGTGAAGAAAAGTGGATCCCCATCCCGCTCGAAGAGATCGCCTACATTGACTCGGAAAACGGGCGGACCCGCATCTTTACCGAAGATGACCAGTACATCAACAAGCACACCCTCTTTGAACTGGAGTGGCTGCTGCCGCGAAACCAGTACATCCGCTGCCACCGGGCCTATATCGTCAACGTGGACAAGATCGCTGAGATCCTGCCCGATTTTCACTCCACCTTCCTCCTTTCCTTAAAGACAAAACGCAAGACCCAGATCCCCGTCAGCCAGCGCTACGCCAGCCACTTCCGTCGGCTCATGGGCTTTTGA
- a CDS encoding acetyl-CoA hydrolase/transferase C-terminal domain-containing protein, with protein sequence MLSQRLRNATLRERIVTAEEAASWIEDGMTLGFSGFTAAGDVKVIPLALVERVKNEGKPFKVNVYTGASISSHIDGILAESGIVHRRLPYQSEKRMRTALNKGDVCYMDQHLSHTAELLRSGAIPPVDVALIEAAAITEEGHIIPSTSVGNSHIFVAQAKEVIIELNVAQPLALEGVHDIYDPGYQGHRQPIPLTQVGQRVGTTAIPVDPAKIRGKLVLRPQEMSNNPGLIRRLGLIAINTALEVDIYGHVNSTHVMGTQMMNGIGGSGDFARNARLTFFCTKSYAKNGKISSIVPMCSHVDHTEHDVDIIVTEQGLADLRGLSPRERAKRIIENCAHPSYRPLLRAYYEEAVARGGHTPHVIEKALSFHARYVQTGSMLE encoded by the coding sequence ATGCTTTCCCAACGCTTGCGCAATGCCACCCTGAGAGAACGCATCGTAACTGCAGAAGAAGCAGCGTCCTGGATCGAGGACGGGATGACCCTCGGCTTCAGCGGGTTTACCGCAGCCGGCGACGTAAAAGTGATCCCCCTGGCTTTGGTCGAGCGTGTGAAGAACGAAGGAAAGCCGTTCAAAGTCAACGTCTATACCGGGGCTTCCATCAGCTCCCACATTGACGGCATCCTGGCCGAATCGGGCATCGTTCACCGCCGCCTGCCCTACCAGTCGGAAAAGCGCATGCGGACCGCTCTCAATAAGGGCGATGTCTGCTACATGGATCAGCACCTCTCCCATACGGCGGAACTGCTCCGTTCCGGCGCCATTCCGCCCGTCGACGTGGCCCTGATCGAAGCGGCCGCCATCACCGAAGAGGGACACATCATCCCGAGCACCTCTGTCGGCAACTCCCACATCTTCGTCGCCCAGGCCAAAGAGGTCATCATCGAGTTGAACGTCGCCCAGCCCCTGGCCCTGGAAGGGGTCCATGACATCTACGATCCCGGCTACCAAGGGCACCGTCAGCCGATTCCCCTCACCCAGGTGGGCCAGCGCGTCGGCACGACGGCGATTCCTGTCGACCCGGCCAAGATCCGCGGCAAGCTGGTGCTCCGCCCGCAGGAGATGTCCAACAACCCCGGCCTGATCCGCCGCCTTGGCCTGATCGCCATCAACACGGCCCTGGAAGTGGACATCTACGGCCATGTCAACTCGACCCACGTCATGGGCACCCAGATGATGAACGGCATCGGCGGCTCCGGCGACTTCGCCCGCAACGCCCGCCTCACCTTCTTCTGCACCAAGTCCTACGCCAAAAACGGCAAGATCTCCAGCATCGTTCCCATGTGCTCCCATGTGGACCACACGGAACACGACGTGGACATCATCGTCACCGAACAGGGCCTGGCCGACCTGCGCGGCCTCTCCCCCCGGGAGCGGGCCAAGCGGATTATCGAGAACTGCGCCCATCCCTCCTACCGTCCCCTGCTGCGGGCTTACTACGAGGAAGCCGTGGCCCGCGGCGGTCACACGCCCCATGTCATTGAAAAGGCCCTCTCCTTCCATGCCCGGTACGTGCAGACGGGGTCGATGCTGGAGTAG
- a CDS encoding EamA family transporter has translation MLFYLAIGLTIIANIAYHFFLKITPQNSNPVVALATTYLTAMVACLLLLPFFSQEGGLLESLKKVNWTSIALGISIVGLEMGFMLAYRAGGNISVAPVISNTAVALLIIPIGVLVFSEALSAKKVLGIVLCLVGLYFINQGDSPL, from the coding sequence TTGTTGTTTTATCTCGCCATCGGACTCACCATCATCGCCAACATCGCCTACCATTTTTTCTTGAAAATCACGCCCCAGAACAGCAACCCCGTCGTGGCGCTGGCGACGACCTATCTGACCGCGATGGTCGCCTGCCTGCTGCTCCTGCCGTTTTTCAGCCAGGAGGGGGGGCTCCTCGAATCACTCAAAAAGGTGAACTGGACCAGCATCGCCCTTGGCATCTCCATCGTCGGATTGGAGATGGGCTTTATGCTCGCCTACCGGGCTGGCGGCAACATCAGCGTTGCGCCGGTCATCTCCAATACGGCTGTGGCGCTGTTGATCATCCCCATCGGGGTGCTGGTGTTCAGCGAGGCGCTGTCAGCCAAAAAAGTGCTCGGGATCGTCCTGTGTCTGGTGGGGCTCTACTTCATCAATCAGGGCGATTCACCTCTCTAA